The Mercenaria mercenaria strain notata chromosome 10, MADL_Memer_1, whole genome shotgun sequence genome contains a region encoding:
- the LOC128546406 gene encoding uncharacterized protein LOC128546406, translating to MFLFAFNAFAQCSEITLSKPGTKSFILKLADVELTYKEKKPTTVTVTFRYVKHNYGKPHVLSFSHGHTNISPPVAMHDYLTLRGRHDGLLFALTSGLPVPRKMFEKKLASTLNFCELDGKKYKSHSFSIGKATDCAQRGYSDANIRSLGRWNSNAFQKCIRNSE from the coding sequence ATGTTCCTGTTTGCATTCAATGCTTTTGCCCAATGCAGCGAGATTACTCTATCAAAACCAGGCACGAAGTCTTTTATCTTAAAGTTAGCTGATGTAGAGTTAACCTATAAAGAGAAGAAGCCAACAACAGTCACAGTTACGTTTAGATATGTCAAACACAATTATGGTAAACCTCATGTACTTTCATTCTCACACGGGCATACGAATATTTCACCACCTGTCGCAATGCATGATTACCTTACTCTACGAGGTAGACATGACGGTCTTTTGTTTGCTTTGACATCAGGCCTACCAGTCCCACgcaaaatgtttgaaaagaaaCTTGCGTCCACATTAAATTTCTGTGAACTTGACGGAAAGAAATACAAATCACACAGCTTTAGTATAGGAAAAGCTACTGACTGTGCTCAAAGAGGCTATTCTGATGCAAATATTAGGTCTTTGGGTCGTTGGAACAGCAATGCCTTCCAAAAATGTATACGAAACTCTGAATAG